Proteins co-encoded in one Kutzneria chonburiensis genomic window:
- a CDS encoding AfsR/SARP family transcriptional regulator, whose amino-acid sequence MSDGGSTWWFEVLGALRASRDGQDVALGAPKQRVVFAVLVLGRNTVVGRDQIIDALWGETAPSSAVNVVHTYVAGLRRALEPARASRQPGDLLRSAGDGYRLTLDPSWVDLDVFDGRTAAAARLRSAGDLVAAGEELDAALALWRGDPLGGLPGLFAEVERSRLVERRLTVLEERADLRLALGRGADVVAELSRLVDEYPLRERLYGMTMRALCQTGRQAEALATYRMAREVLIDELGVEPGPELQRLHQAVLAGEDLAGSAEQRPQVVVQAAVPGQLPPDPASFVGREDLLDRLDELRAETPSGLVVAITGPAGVGKTALAVHWAHRVRADFPDGQLHVDLHGYDPQRDPLDANEVLRRFLRALGVAAGEVPSTVEERSALFRTLVSDRRMIIVLDNARGSDELMPLLAGSGCCVLVTSRRRLDGLVAHADAKLLDVDLLSDDEAVNLLGRIAGSARLREEPAQIARLASLCDRLPLALRIAAARLAVAPRQPVAALVSELDDEQGRLAALGLEEGASAVRSAFDASRRALPPLPARLLALLGLHPGHDITPHVVAALAEVRLCDASRALDSLEAAHLLTVSEPGRYMPHDLMRAYCVTLAGEELSEDEQRAVAGRMLDYYLYCADLADGLLPITRGTVEIAPSFVPAEIPVIDSSATALAWLEAERVNLLAAAAYAVTHDWPVHAWQLPYTLSRLFWLLADRDSWLATHEAATPVVRRLKDPLAQFVTLHNLGVVLTLHERYDEALEAEREALSVSRRQGHGEWQARAYTSIANILTSTGRAGEAEVQYLRAAEISKRTGSLFAEANNLHNLACLYAGEQRHTEAVQQLRAAMDLYRQLGDAVGQTAGLSTLAESLIALGKGPDALTAAKEALEVAVEASSVYHQGIAHDRIAQALDFLGDQSAVPHWQRSLSVLSDLGAPEADGVRARLAQARVSVRTPA is encoded by the coding sequence TTGTCGGACGGTGGATCAACCTGGTGGTTCGAGGTGCTGGGCGCGCTGCGCGCCAGCCGGGACGGCCAGGACGTGGCGCTGGGGGCGCCCAAGCAGCGGGTCGTGTTCGCGGTCCTGGTGCTGGGGCGCAACACAGTCGTGGGCCGCGACCAGATCATCGACGCGCTGTGGGGCGAGACCGCCCCGAGCAGCGCGGTCAACGTCGTGCACACCTACGTGGCCGGCCTGCGCAGAGCGCTGGAGCCGGCCCGGGCCAGCCGGCAGCCGGGCGACCTGCTGCGCTCGGCCGGCGACGGCTACCGGCTCACCCTGGACCCGTCGTGGGTGGACCTGGACGTCTTCGACGGCCGCACCGCCGCGGCCGCCCGGCTGCGGTCCGCCGGGGACCTGGTCGCCGCCGGTGAGGAGCTGGACGCCGCCCTCGCGCTGTGGCGGGGCGACCCGCTCGGCGGGTTGCCCGGCCTGTTCGCCGAGGTCGAGCGCAGCCGGCTGGTCGAGCGACGCCTGACCGTGCTGGAAGAGCGCGCCGACCTGCGGCTGGCCCTCGGGCGCGGCGCCGACGTGGTGGCCGAGCTGTCCCGGCTCGTGGACGAGTACCCGCTGCGCGAGCGCCTGTACGGCATGACGATGCGGGCCCTGTGCCAGACCGGCCGGCAGGCCGAGGCGCTGGCCACGTACCGGATGGCCCGCGAGGTGCTGATCGACGAGCTGGGCGTGGAGCCCGGGCCCGAGCTCCAGCGGCTGCACCAGGCCGTACTGGCCGGCGAGGACCTCGCCGGCAGCGCGGAGCAGCGGCCGCAGGTCGTCGTGCAGGCGGCCGTGCCCGGGCAGCTGCCGCCCGATCCGGCCAGCTTCGTCGGCCGTGAGGACCTGCTCGACCGGCTGGACGAGCTGCGCGCCGAGACCCCGTCCGGCCTGGTCGTGGCCATCACCGGCCCGGCCGGCGTCGGCAAGACGGCGCTGGCCGTGCACTGGGCGCACCGCGTGCGGGCCGACTTCCCCGACGGCCAGCTGCACGTCGACCTGCACGGCTACGACCCGCAGCGTGACCCGCTGGACGCCAACGAAGTGCTGCGGCGCTTCCTGCGCGCGCTGGGCGTGGCCGCGGGCGAGGTGCCGTCGACCGTGGAGGAGCGGTCGGCGCTGTTCCGGACCCTGGTCTCGGACCGCCGGATGATCATCGTGCTGGACAACGCGCGCGGCTCCGACGAGCTGATGCCGCTGCTGGCCGGCTCCGGCTGCTGCGTGCTGGTGACCAGCCGGCGGCGGCTGGACGGGCTGGTCGCGCACGCCGACGCCAAGCTGCTGGACGTCGACCTGCTCAGCGACGATGAGGCCGTCAACCTGCTCGGCCGCATCGCCGGCAGCGCACGGCTGCGTGAGGAGCCGGCGCAGATCGCGCGGCTGGCGTCGCTGTGCGACCGGCTGCCGCTGGCGCTGCGCATCGCCGCCGCACGGCTGGCCGTCGCGCCACGGCAGCCCGTGGCGGCGCTGGTGTCGGAACTGGACGACGAGCAGGGACGGCTCGCCGCGCTCGGGTTGGAGGAGGGCGCCAGCGCCGTACGGTCGGCGTTCGACGCCTCGCGCCGTGCACTGCCGCCGCTGCCGGCGCGGTTGCTAGCGCTGCTAGGACTGCACCCGGGGCACGACATCACCCCGCACGTGGTCGCCGCGCTGGCCGAGGTGCGACTGTGCGACGCCAGCCGCGCGCTGGACTCGCTGGAGGCCGCGCACCTGTTGACCGTCAGCGAACCCGGGCGGTACATGCCGCACGACCTCATGCGCGCGTACTGCGTCACCCTGGCCGGCGAGGAGCTGAGCGAGGACGAGCAGCGGGCCGTGGCCGGACGGATGCTCGACTACTACCTTTACTGCGCCGACCTGGCCGACGGGCTCCTGCCCATCACGCGAGGAACCGTCGAGATCGCGCCGTCCTTCGTACCGGCCGAGATCCCGGTCATCGACTCCTCGGCCACGGCCCTGGCGTGGCTGGAGGCCGAGCGGGTCAACCTGCTGGCCGCCGCCGCGTACGCCGTCACGCACGACTGGCCCGTGCACGCGTGGCAGCTGCCGTACACGCTGAGCCGGCTGTTCTGGCTGCTGGCCGACCGCGACTCGTGGCTGGCCACGCACGAGGCCGCCACGCCCGTGGTGCGGAGGTTGAAGGATCCGCTGGCGCAGTTCGTCACGCTGCACAACCTGGGCGTCGTGCTGACGCTGCACGAGCGCTACGACGAGGCACTGGAGGCGGAACGGGAAGCGCTTTCCGTGAGCCGGCGGCAGGGCCACGGCGAATGGCAGGCGCGGGCGTACACCTCGATCGCCAACATCCTCACGTCCACCGGCCGCGCCGGCGAGGCCGAGGTGCAGTACCTGCGCGCCGCCGAGATCAGCAAGCGCACCGGGTCGCTGTTCGCCGAGGCCAACAACCTGCACAACCTGGCCTGCCTGTACGCCGGGGAGCAGCGGCACACCGAGGCCGTGCAGCAGCTGCGGGCGGCCATGGACCTCTACCGGCAGCTCGGCGACGCCGTGGGCCAGACCGCCGGCCTGAGCACCCTGGCCGAGTCGCTGATCGCCCTCGGCAAGGGCCCCGACGCGCTGACCGCGGCCAAGGAGGCGCTGGAGGTCGCCGTCGAGGCCAGCAGCGTCTACCACCAGGGCATCGCCCACGACCGCATCGCCCAGGCCCTCGACTTCCTCGGCGACCAGTCGGCCGTGCCGCACTGGCAGCGCTCGCTGTCGGTGTTGAGCGACCTCGGCGCCCCCGAGGCCGACGGCGTCCGCGCCCGCCTCGCCCAGGCCCGTGTCTCCGTCCGCACCCCCGCCTAG
- a CDS encoding DUF397 domain-containing protein, with protein MIETQADLTWRKSSYSGPRDVCCVEIAFAGADTAVRDSKNPAGGSLLVGEAGWRRFLATASRDGFSRD; from the coding sequence GTGATCGAAACCCAGGCCGACCTGACCTGGCGGAAGAGCAGCTACAGCGGTCCCCGCGACGTCTGCTGCGTGGAGATCGCCTTCGCCGGTGCGGACACCGCGGTCCGCGACTCGAAGAACCCGGCCGGCGGCTCGCTGCTGGTCGGCGAGGCCGGCTGGCGGCGGTTCCTGGCCACCGCGAGCCGGGACGGGTTCTCCCGGGACTGA
- a CDS encoding helix-turn-helix domain-containing protein, with product MTMQPSPTVRKRRLASELRRLRETAGLTIEDVGEKLECSPSKISRIETLRVGVTPRDVRDMLLLYGVPEEQREYLVQIAREARIKGWWESFGDVGRGAFLGFEAEAAILRTYNAMLVPGLAQSEAYIRALIAEGAPDMSPDEAERRITMRLTRKRILERDDPPRVSFVLDESVLRRPVGGPDVMRTQLEHLVDLSTRPNVTFQVIPFAHRSYPGMGASFVIMEFPDPADRDVVYVEGTVDGTFQENADEVDYYSMLWGHLVAAGLSPKDSVAFIADAAGQLD from the coding sequence GTGACCATGCAACCGAGCCCCACGGTTCGCAAGCGTCGTCTCGCCAGTGAGCTGCGTCGGCTGCGAGAGACGGCCGGCCTGACCATCGAGGACGTCGGCGAGAAATTGGAGTGCTCGCCGTCCAAGATCAGTCGCATCGAGACGCTGCGGGTCGGGGTAACGCCCCGGGACGTGCGCGACATGCTACTGCTCTACGGGGTGCCGGAGGAACAGCGAGAATATCTCGTGCAGATCGCCCGCGAGGCCCGCATCAAGGGCTGGTGGGAATCCTTCGGCGACGTCGGCCGCGGAGCCTTCCTCGGCTTCGAGGCCGAGGCGGCCATCCTGCGTACCTACAACGCGATGCTGGTGCCCGGACTCGCCCAGAGCGAGGCCTACATCCGGGCCCTGATCGCCGAGGGCGCGCCGGACATGTCGCCGGACGAGGCGGAACGCCGGATCACGATGCGCCTGACGCGCAAGCGGATCCTGGAGCGCGACGACCCGCCCCGGGTCTCGTTCGTGCTCGACGAGAGCGTGCTGCGGCGTCCGGTCGGCGGCCCCGACGTCATGCGGACCCAGCTGGAACACCTGGTGGACCTGTCCACCCGACCGAACGTCACCTTCCAGGTGATCCCTTTCGCGCACCGCTCGTACCCCGGTATGGGCGCGTCATTCGTGATCATGGAATTCCCCGATCCCGCCGACCGCGACGTGGTCTACGTCGAAGGCACGGTCGACGGGACGTTCCAGGAGAACGCCGATGAGGTCGACTACTACTCGATGCTGTGGGGGCATCTGGTGGCCGCGGGGCTGAGCCCCAAGGACTCGGTGGCCTTCATCGCGGACGCGGCCGGTCAACTCGACTAG
- a CDS encoding bifunctional SulP family inorganic anion transporter/carbonic anhydrase, whose amino-acid sequence MTVSEERSKKSHAGEHTTAGPPPGGLRSVLRYDLPASFVVFLVAVPLSLGIAAASGAPLIAGLIAAVVGGILGGLVSGAPLQVAGPAAGLTVIVAGLVAQFGWAATAAITVGAGLIQILLGLSRVGRLALSLSPAVVHGMLAGIGVTIAIGQLHVMLGGANQGSVLDNVIELPAQIIGLHPGALLVGALTIAVMVLWPKLPKVNVVPAPLVAVGVGTAVAAGFSLDLARVSLPSDIINEVVLPQLPSGPVLAIIGGVLTVALVASVESLLSAVAVDKLHDGPRANLDKELIAQGVANTVSGALGGLPVTGVIVRSSTNVAAGAKSRWSTILHGLWMLLAVLLLAGVLRQIPMAALAAVLIVIGVRLVSVAHMKQLWRHREMVVYAATLLGVIAFGLVEGVLVGLAVALIRAFYRLTHSTVDVQREDGRWYVSVHGSLVFLGAGRLVRELRAIPLRESVVLELHVDFMDHGVFEAINDWRIGYERTGGRVRVDEVLDSWYHRAIGGRPQRRKAVRQDVPPRWFAPWSHWQQTEPTDIEVPSQADSDDHLIAGIRAFEKHAAPLVRPFLSELAEHGQKPKQLFITCSDSRVLPNLFTSSGPGDQFSLRNVGNLVPNHGEDASVGSAVEYAVDVLSVQEIVVCGHSDCGAMKAVLAQSVTGPSALHDWLRYAEPSLLRLAATAGEDAELPANERLCLANIAQQLENLLSYPNVAAAVAAGKVRLVGMYFDISTAKVFLLDPERRALLDITV is encoded by the coding sequence TTGACCGTCTCCGAGGAGCGCTCGAAGAAGTCACACGCGGGTGAGCACACGACGGCGGGACCGCCGCCGGGCGGCCTGCGCTCGGTGCTGCGCTACGACCTACCCGCGTCGTTCGTGGTCTTCCTGGTGGCAGTGCCGCTGTCGCTGGGCATCGCGGCGGCCTCCGGCGCGCCACTCATCGCCGGCCTCATCGCCGCCGTGGTCGGCGGCATCCTGGGTGGCCTGGTCAGCGGGGCCCCGCTTCAGGTCGCGGGCCCGGCGGCCGGCCTCACGGTCATCGTGGCCGGCCTGGTCGCCCAGTTCGGCTGGGCCGCCACCGCCGCCATCACGGTCGGCGCGGGCCTCATCCAGATCCTGCTGGGTCTGAGCCGCGTCGGCCGGCTCGCCCTCTCCCTCTCACCGGCCGTGGTGCACGGCATGCTGGCCGGTATCGGCGTCACCATCGCCATCGGCCAGCTGCACGTCATGCTGGGCGGGGCCAACCAGGGCTCGGTCCTGGACAACGTCATCGAACTCCCGGCCCAGATCATCGGCCTGCACCCGGGCGCGCTGCTGGTCGGCGCGCTGACCATCGCGGTGATGGTGCTGTGGCCCAAGCTGCCCAAGGTCAACGTGGTGCCGGCGCCGCTGGTCGCGGTCGGTGTCGGCACGGCCGTGGCCGCGGGCTTCTCCCTCGACCTGGCCCGGGTCTCGCTGCCGTCGGACATCATCAACGAGGTCGTGCTGCCGCAGCTGCCCAGCGGTCCGGTACTGGCGATCATCGGCGGCGTGCTCACCGTCGCGCTGGTGGCCAGTGTCGAGTCGCTGCTGTCGGCGGTGGCCGTGGACAAGCTGCACGACGGCCCCCGGGCCAACCTGGACAAGGAACTCATCGCCCAGGGCGTGGCCAACACCGTCTCCGGCGCGCTCGGCGGTCTGCCGGTCACCGGCGTGATCGTGCGCAGCTCGACCAACGTGGCCGCGGGCGCGAAGTCTCGCTGGTCCACCATCCTGCACGGCCTGTGGATGCTGCTGGCCGTGCTGCTGCTGGCAGGAGTCCTGCGGCAGATCCCGATGGCCGCGCTGGCCGCGGTGCTGATCGTGATCGGTGTCCGGCTGGTCAGCGTCGCACACATGAAGCAGCTGTGGCGGCACCGCGAAATGGTCGTGTACGCCGCGACCCTGCTCGGCGTCATCGCGTTCGGTCTGGTCGAGGGCGTGCTGGTCGGCCTGGCCGTGGCCCTGATCCGCGCGTTCTACCGGCTCACGCATTCCACTGTGGACGTTCAGCGTGAGGACGGCCGCTGGTACGTCAGCGTCCACGGCTCGCTGGTGTTCCTCGGCGCCGGCCGGTTGGTGCGCGAGCTGCGGGCCATTCCGCTGCGCGAGAGCGTTGTGCTCGAACTGCACGTCGACTTCATGGACCACGGCGTGTTCGAGGCGATCAACGACTGGCGCATCGGCTACGAGCGCACCGGTGGCCGGGTGCGCGTGGACGAGGTGCTCGACAGCTGGTACCACCGGGCCATCGGCGGCCGGCCGCAGCGGCGCAAGGCCGTGCGGCAGGACGTGCCGCCGCGCTGGTTCGCGCCGTGGTCGCACTGGCAGCAGACCGAGCCCACCGACATCGAGGTGCCCAGCCAGGCCGACAGCGACGACCACCTGATCGCCGGCATCCGCGCGTTCGAGAAGCACGCGGCGCCGCTGGTCCGGCCGTTCCTGAGCGAGCTGGCCGAGCACGGCCAGAAGCCGAAGCAGCTGTTCATCACCTGCTCCGACTCCCGGGTGCTGCCCAACCTGTTCACCAGCAGCGGCCCCGGCGACCAGTTCAGCCTGCGCAACGTGGGCAACCTCGTGCCCAACCACGGCGAGGACGCCTCCGTCGGCTCAGCCGTCGAGTACGCCGTCGATGTGCTGTCCGTGCAGGAGATCGTGGTCTGCGGGCACTCCGACTGCGGTGCCATGAAGGCCGTGCTGGCCCAGTCGGTGACGGGCCCGTCGGCGCTGCACGACTGGCTCCGCTACGCCGAGCCCAGCCTGCTGCGGCTGGCCGCGACCGCCGGCGAGGACGCCGAGCTGCCGGCCAACGAGCGGCTCTGCCTGGCCAACATCGCCCAGCAGCTGGAAAACCTGCTCAGCTACCCCAACGTCGCCGCGGCCGTGGCGGCGGGCAAGGTCCGGCTGGTCGGCATGTACTTCGACATCTCGACGGCCAAGGTGTTCCTGCTCGACCCGGAGCGCCGGGCCCTGCTGGACATCACCGTGTAG
- a CDS encoding helix-turn-helix transcriptional regulator: MTRTAVFVCATDPILRGGIVMALRGRPEIQLVDDAQADPARTVVLAVGDRFDERVTALLRRMRGRGYRRIVLVAGDIDDNEVLAAVQSGVCAVARRGEIDADALVRLVNVAKAGEGSMPPDMLGRLLDRVGRLQAKVLEPRGLRLSGISSRETDVLRLIAQGLSTREIAKKLCYSERTVKSLLHDVTVRFELRNRSHAVAFAVREGLI; encoded by the coding sequence ATGACTCGCACCGCCGTATTCGTGTGCGCGACCGACCCGATCCTGCGTGGCGGCATCGTGATGGCGCTGCGCGGACGACCGGAGATCCAACTCGTCGACGACGCGCAGGCCGACCCGGCCCGCACCGTCGTGCTCGCGGTGGGGGACCGCTTCGACGAACGGGTCACCGCACTACTACGCCGGATGCGGGGCCGCGGCTACCGGCGCATCGTGCTGGTGGCCGGAGACATCGACGACAACGAGGTGCTGGCGGCCGTGCAGTCCGGGGTCTGCGCGGTGGCCCGGCGCGGCGAGATCGACGCCGACGCGCTGGTCCGGCTGGTCAACGTGGCCAAGGCCGGCGAGGGCTCGATGCCGCCGGACATGCTCGGTCGGCTGCTCGACCGGGTCGGCCGGCTCCAGGCCAAGGTGCTGGAGCCGCGGGGGCTGCGGCTGTCCGGCATCTCGTCCCGGGAGACCGACGTGCTGCGGCTGATCGCCCAGGGCCTGAGCACCCGGGAGATCGCCAAGAAGCTCTGCTACTCGGAGCGCACGGTCAAGAGCCTGCTGCACGACGTGACGGTGCGCTTCGAGCTGCGCAACCGCTCGCACGCGGTGGCGTTCGCGGTCCGTGAAGGCCTGATCTGA
- a CDS encoding FadR/GntR family transcriptional regulator — MPPFDAICSRPVHELVAARIRRHIALGRIEPGAALPPERELARLFGVGRATVQQAVALLEADRLIETRRGRAGGSFVRRADTDAATAEVRARKADIEAALDFRLVIEPRAAALAARHRRREDLAELRRLVDRDTAFHLALAAATGNAYLVDAVENTRLSMLPALRLLSASKAHDADHAGIVDAVARRDAAAAEERMRRHAERTARAVRGILRTV, encoded by the coding sequence ATGCCACCGTTCGATGCCATCTGCTCACGGCCCGTGCACGAGCTCGTCGCGGCCCGGATCCGCCGGCACATCGCGCTGGGCCGGATCGAGCCCGGCGCCGCGCTGCCGCCGGAACGGGAACTGGCAAGGCTTTTCGGCGTCGGCCGGGCGACCGTGCAGCAGGCGGTGGCGCTGTTGGAGGCCGACCGTCTCATCGAGACACGACGTGGTCGGGCCGGTGGTTCGTTCGTGCGGCGGGCCGACACCGACGCGGCGACGGCCGAGGTGCGGGCGCGGAAGGCGGACATCGAGGCAGCGCTGGACTTCCGGCTGGTGATCGAGCCGAGGGCGGCCGCGCTGGCCGCCCGGCATCGCCGCCGTGAGGACCTGGCCGAGCTGCGGCGGCTGGTCGACCGGGACACCGCGTTCCACCTGGCCCTGGCCGCTGCCACCGGCAACGCGTATCTGGTGGACGCCGTGGAGAACACCCGGCTCAGCATGCTGCCGGCACTGCGGCTGCTGTCTGCGAGCAAGGCTCACGATGCCGATCACGCCGGCATCGTCGACGCGGTGGCGCGGCGTGACGCCGCAGCCGCCGAGGAGCGGATGCGACGCCACGCCGAGCGCACGGCCAGGGCCGTACGCGGGATCTTGCGGACCGTCTAG
- the dacB gene encoding D-alanyl-D-alanine carboxypeptidase/D-alanyl-D-alanine-endopeptidase: protein MRISSRNIAIGCVAAALLALPAAASADSANTSALGQDLDSILANSELAGATAGLVVRNADTGATLYSRLGDNLQVPGSNEKLITSAAALDLLGADYSFDTLVRYTGTLANGTVSGDLYLKGFGDPSTTLADYKAMAAQVKAAGINAVTGHLVADDTYFDSTRLGPGWNWDDEPYFYAAQVSALTVSPDGNSTSGSVNVTVAPGASGQPAVVTMNPPNTYVTIANTATTGTTTGLSVNRVHGTNTITVSGSIAAGAAAVTNQMSVDNPTAFTASLFRQALADAGVSVAGTNAFQKMPTGLPTVASHTSASIGQLMPTLLKHSNNLLAETLTKAAGVERLGSGSFGAGVNALTTKLGALGIDPNKYNQFDGSGLSRYDIVSPAELTQLLINAKSRPWFQGWYDALPVAGNTDPAIGGTLANRMGGTPAANNLHGKTGSMTGVSALSGYVTAADGEKLVFSLMSNNFLPATVKDVEDAVGVRLAQYNGANDVTHGSRLAPRAKTGAPAKATNPRDSLECAFTHTC, encoded by the coding sequence GTGAGAATCTCTTCGCGCAACATCGCGATCGGCTGCGTCGCGGCCGCCCTGCTCGCGCTGCCGGCGGCGGCCAGCGCGGACTCGGCCAACACGTCGGCCCTCGGCCAGGACCTCGACTCCATCCTGGCCAATTCCGAGCTGGCCGGGGCCACGGCCGGGCTCGTCGTCCGCAACGCCGACACCGGGGCGACCCTGTACTCCCGCCTCGGCGACAACCTGCAGGTGCCGGGGTCCAACGAGAAGCTGATCACCTCGGCGGCGGCGCTGGACCTGCTGGGCGCCGACTACTCGTTCGACACCCTGGTCCGCTACACCGGCACCCTGGCCAACGGCACGGTCAGCGGCGACCTCTACCTCAAGGGCTTCGGCGACCCCAGCACCACGCTGGCCGACTACAAGGCGATGGCCGCCCAGGTGAAGGCGGCCGGCATCAACGCCGTCACCGGCCACCTGGTCGCCGACGACACGTACTTCGACAGCACCCGGCTCGGCCCGGGCTGGAACTGGGACGACGAGCCGTACTTCTACGCGGCCCAGGTCTCGGCGCTGACGGTGTCCCCGGACGGCAACTCCACCTCGGGCTCGGTCAACGTGACGGTCGCGCCCGGCGCGTCGGGCCAGCCGGCGGTCGTCACCATGAACCCGCCGAACACCTACGTCACGATCGCCAACACCGCGACCACCGGCACCACCACGGGCCTGTCGGTGAACCGCGTGCACGGCACCAACACGATCACCGTCAGCGGCAGCATCGCGGCCGGCGCGGCGGCGGTCACCAACCAGATGTCGGTGGACAACCCGACCGCCTTCACGGCCTCGCTGTTCCGCCAGGCGCTGGCCGACGCCGGCGTGTCGGTCGCCGGCACGAACGCGTTCCAGAAGATGCCGACCGGCCTGCCGACGGTGGCCAGCCACACCTCGGCCAGCATCGGCCAGCTGATGCCGACGCTGCTCAAGCACAGCAACAACCTGCTGGCCGAGACGCTGACCAAGGCGGCAGGCGTCGAGCGGCTCGGCTCCGGCAGCTTCGGGGCCGGCGTCAACGCGCTCACCACCAAGCTGGGCGCGCTGGGCATCGATCCCAACAAGTACAACCAGTTCGACGGTTCGGGCCTGTCCCGGTACGACATCGTCAGCCCGGCCGAGCTGACCCAGCTGCTGATCAACGCCAAGTCCCGGCCGTGGTTCCAGGGCTGGTACGACGCGCTCCCGGTGGCCGGCAACACCGACCCGGCGATCGGCGGCACGCTGGCCAACCGCATGGGCGGCACGCCGGCCGCGAACAACCTGCACGGCAAGACCGGCTCGATGACCGGCGTCAGTGCCCTGTCCGGCTACGTCACCGCGGCCGACGGGGAGAAGCTGGTGTTCTCCTTGATGTCCAACAACTTCCTGCCGGCCACGGTGAAGGACGTCGAGGACGCGGTCGGCGTGCGGCTGGCCCAGTACAACGGGGCCAACGACGTCACGCACGGGTCGAGGCTGGCGCCGCGGGCCAAGACCGGCGCCCCGGCCAAGGCGACCAACCCGCGCGACAGCCTGGAGTGCGCTTTCACGCACACCTGCTAG
- the gndA gene encoding NADP-dependent phosphogluconate dehydrogenase: protein MATEQKARIGVTGLAVMGSNLARNLARHGFRVAVHNRSAAKTKALVEQYGSEGEFVPAETTADFVQSLQKPRQVIIMVKAGGPTDAVIDELAELMEPGDMIVDGGNAHFADTRRREKALKERGLHFVGTGISGGEEGALNGPSIMPGGSAESYQHLGPVLEAIAAQVDGVPCCTHVGEDGAGHFVKMVHNGIEYADMQLIAEAFDLLTNVAGMTPAEIADVFRSWNTGDLESYLVEITAEVLGHVDAATGKPFVEIIADQAEQKGTGRWTVQEALELGVPVTGIAEAVFARSLSGHVGQRAAAQKVLPGPSSKPSIADRDAFVEDVRQALYASKVVAYAQGFDEIRTAADTYGWQIDLGSMATIWRGGCIIRARFLNRIKDAYDKDGSLPSLLVDEYFADAVIKAQESWRRVVVAATGAGVPAPGFSSALSYYDALRAERLPAALIQGLRDFFGAHTYRRVDKGDASFHTLWSADRTEQNA from the coding sequence ATGGCAACTGAACAGAAGGCTCGGATCGGCGTCACGGGCCTGGCCGTGATGGGCAGCAACCTTGCTCGCAACCTGGCTCGTCACGGTTTCCGGGTCGCCGTGCACAACCGGTCCGCGGCGAAGACGAAGGCCCTGGTCGAGCAGTACGGCTCCGAGGGCGAGTTCGTGCCGGCGGAGACGACCGCCGATTTCGTGCAGTCCCTGCAGAAGCCCCGCCAGGTGATCATCATGGTCAAGGCGGGCGGTCCGACGGATGCCGTGATCGACGAGCTGGCCGAGCTGATGGAGCCCGGCGACATGATCGTCGACGGCGGCAACGCGCACTTCGCCGACACCCGGCGCCGGGAGAAGGCGCTCAAGGAGCGCGGCCTGCACTTCGTCGGCACCGGCATCTCCGGGGGCGAGGAGGGCGCGCTCAACGGCCCGAGCATCATGCCCGGCGGCTCGGCCGAGTCCTACCAGCACCTCGGCCCGGTGCTGGAGGCCATCGCCGCGCAGGTCGACGGCGTGCCCTGCTGCACGCACGTCGGCGAGGACGGCGCCGGCCACTTCGTCAAGATGGTGCACAACGGCATCGAGTACGCCGACATGCAGCTCATCGCCGAGGCGTTCGACCTGCTGACCAACGTCGCCGGCATGACCCCGGCCGAGATCGCCGACGTGTTCCGGAGCTGGAACACCGGCGACCTGGAGTCGTACCTGGTGGAGATCACCGCCGAGGTGCTCGGGCACGTCGACGCCGCGACCGGCAAGCCGTTCGTGGAGATCATCGCCGACCAGGCCGAGCAGAAGGGCACCGGGCGGTGGACCGTCCAGGAGGCCCTCGAGCTGGGCGTGCCGGTCACCGGCATCGCCGAGGCCGTGTTCGCCCGGTCCCTGTCCGGTCACGTCGGCCAGCGCGCCGCCGCGCAGAAGGTGCTGCCCGGCCCGTCGTCGAAGCCGTCGATCGCCGACCGCGACGCGTTCGTCGAGGACGTCCGGCAGGCGCTGTACGCCTCCAAGGTCGTCGCCTACGCCCAGGGCTTCGACGAGATCCGCACCGCCGCCGACACCTACGGCTGGCAGATCGACCTCGGCTCGATGGCCACCATCTGGCGTGGTGGCTGCATCATCCGGGCCCGCTTCCTCAACCGCATCAAGGACGCGTACGACAAGGACGGCAGCCTGCCGTCGCTGCTGGTCGACGAGTACTTCGCGGACGCGGTGATCAAGGCCCAGGAGTCGTGGCGGCGGGTCGTCGTCGCGGCCACCGGCGCCGGCGTGCCCGCGCCGGGCTTCTCCTCGGCGCTGTCGTACTACGACGCGCTGCGGGCCGAGCGCCTGCCGGCCGCGCTGATCCAGGGCCTGCGCGACTTCTTCGGCGCGCACACCTACCGGCGCGTCGACAAGGGCGACGCCAGCTTCCACACCCTCTGGAGCGCCGACCGCACCGAACAGAACGCCTGA